A portion of the Streptomyces platensis genome contains these proteins:
- a CDS encoding helix-turn-helix domain-containing protein — MASLNVGNLGEFLREQRRTAQLSLRQLADAAGVSNPYLSQIERGLRKPSAEILQQLAKALRISAETLYVQAGILDERRGLDGVEVQTAILTDPALNERQKQVLLQIYESFRKENGLGSDGKDTAASGHEDGRGTDSFTTEADGGPHAT; from the coding sequence ATGGCATCACTCAATGTCGGCAATCTCGGCGAGTTCCTGCGGGAGCAGCGGCGCACGGCGCAGCTGAGTCTGCGGCAGCTCGCGGATGCCGCCGGGGTGTCCAATCCGTACCTCAGCCAGATCGAGCGCGGCTTGCGCAAGCCGAGCGCGGAGATTCTTCAGCAGCTCGCCAAGGCGCTGCGGATATCCGCGGAGACGCTGTATGTCCAGGCCGGGATCCTGGACGAGCGGCGCGGTCTGGACGGGGTCGAAGTGCAGACCGCGATACTCACCGACCCGGCGCTGAACGAGCGGCAGAAGCAGGTCCTGCTCCAGATCTACGAGTCCTTCCGCAAGGAGAACGGGCTCGGGAGCGACGGCAAGGACACCGCTGCGAGCGGACATGAGGACGGGCGCGGCACGGACTCCTTCACGACAGAGGCCGACGGCGGCCCGCACGCCACCTGA
- a CDS encoding C40 family peptidase yields the protein MVCTTVVLCAMGLLGGTATAAYADDPKNPSADARRAGNAAAAADADAQRLDGVRKKIEALYRQAEQATDAYNAAEEQVGLQQKEIVRLARSIDRTQHKLAALKRQAGSLASAQYRGGGLPSEAKLMLDTDPEGFLDNATLARKGQFAAKRMISQLGRLKGDLEKYSDSATDRWEQLEANRKKKESAQRDIKKKIDEVKQLESRLAAKEKDRLKKLEDAQAFARQQKWLDSGVLKDISNNASAAGKKAISFATAQLGKDYVWGAEGPDTFDCSGLTLRAWQAGGHTIPRTSQEQWRQLPRVGLRDMRPGDLIIYFSDASHVGMYLGDGAIVHAPRPGRQVTITGAGSMPILGVVRPDGGDDGDGARHNGR from the coding sequence GTGGTGTGCACCACCGTCGTCCTGTGCGCGATGGGTCTGCTCGGTGGCACGGCGACGGCCGCGTACGCCGATGACCCGAAGAACCCGTCCGCGGACGCCCGGCGGGCCGGGAACGCCGCAGCCGCCGCGGACGCCGACGCCCAGCGCCTCGACGGCGTACGCAAGAAGATCGAGGCCCTCTACCGCCAGGCCGAGCAGGCCACCGACGCCTACAACGCTGCCGAGGAGCAGGTCGGGCTCCAGCAGAAGGAGATCGTCAGGCTGGCCCGCAGCATCGACCGCACGCAGCACAAGCTGGCCGCCCTGAAGCGGCAGGCGGGCTCGCTGGCCAGCGCCCAGTACCGCGGCGGCGGGCTGCCCTCCGAGGCGAAACTGATGCTCGACACCGACCCGGAAGGCTTTCTCGACAATGCCACCCTGGCCCGTAAGGGACAGTTCGCCGCCAAGCGTATGATCAGCCAACTCGGGCGTCTCAAGGGTGACTTGGAGAAGTATTCGGACTCCGCCACGGACCGCTGGGAGCAGCTGGAGGCGAACCGCAAGAAGAAGGAAAGCGCTCAGCGGGACATCAAGAAAAAGATCGACGAGGTAAAGCAGCTGGAATCCCGGCTGGCCGCCAAGGAAAAGGACCGGCTGAAGAAGCTGGAGGACGCGCAGGCCTTCGCGCGGCAGCAGAAGTGGCTCGACTCCGGCGTGCTGAAAGACATCAGCAACAATGCGTCGGCGGCCGGCAAGAAAGCGATTTCCTTCGCCACCGCACAGCTCGGCAAGGACTATGTCTGGGGCGCCGAGGGGCCGGACACCTTCGACTGCTCCGGGCTGACCCTGCGGGCCTGGCAGGCCGGTGGCCACACGATTCCACGCACCTCACAGGAGCAGTGGCGGCAGCTGCCCCGCGTCGGCCTCAGGGATATGCGGCCGGGCGATCTGATCATTTATTTCTCGGATGCCAGCCATGTCGGGATGTATCTCGGTGACGGCGCAATTGTGCACGCACCACGCCCCGGCCGGCAGGTGACGATCACCGGCGCCGGTTCCATGCCGATCCTCGGCGTCGTCCGCCCCGATGGTGGGGACGACGGCGATGGCGCGCGTCACAACGGGCGATGA
- the pstS gene encoding phosphate ABC transporter substrate-binding protein PstS has product MKLQRKNRVRALAVGALAVSGALALSACGSDDTTGAGGGGAAKPSNIKCDGKGKLLASGSSAQKNAMDVWVQNYAGACKGTEINYQPTGSGAGVTTFLQGQTAFAGSDSALKPDEVTKSKQVCKGGQAIDLPMVGGPIAVGYNVPGVDNLVLDAKTLSKIFNSEIKKWNDPAIKKLNPGAKLPDLKVQPFHRSDDSGTTDNFTKYLKAAGGWKHEPAKKWEGEGGQAASGSAGVSSQVKQTSGAISYFELSYATAGKLQTAKLNTGAKEPVEATVDNASKAISEAKQVGKGDDLALDLNYTTKAEGAYPITLVTYEIACNKGNKAETLPATKSFLTYISSKDGQSALKALGYAPLPTEIADKVRATVAKIS; this is encoded by the coding sequence GTGAAGCTTCAGCGCAAGAACCGGGTTCGCGCCCTCGCCGTTGGCGCTCTCGCCGTCTCCGGTGCCCTGGCCCTGTCCGCGTGCGGCTCCGATGACACCACCGGTGCCGGTGGCGGCGGCGCCGCCAAGCCGTCCAACATCAAGTGCGACGGCAAGGGCAAGCTGCTCGCGTCCGGCTCGTCCGCGCAGAAGAACGCCATGGACGTCTGGGTGCAGAACTACGCGGGCGCCTGCAAGGGCACCGAGATCAACTACCAGCCGACCGGCTCCGGCGCCGGTGTCACGACCTTCCTCCAGGGGCAGACCGCCTTCGCCGGCTCCGACTCGGCCCTCAAGCCCGACGAGGTCACCAAGTCGAAGCAGGTCTGCAAGGGCGGCCAGGCCATCGACCTGCCGATGGTCGGCGGCCCGATCGCGGTCGGCTACAACGTCCCCGGCGTCGACAACCTGGTGCTGGACGCCAAGACGCTGTCGAAGATCTTCAACTCGGAGATCAAGAAGTGGAACGACCCGGCGATCAAGAAGCTGAACCCGGGCGCGAAGCTCCCGGACCTCAAGGTCCAGCCGTTCCACCGCTCCGACGACTCGGGCACCACCGACAACTTCACCAAGTACCTCAAGGCCGCCGGTGGCTGGAAGCACGAGCCGGCGAAGAAGTGGGAGGGCGAGGGCGGCCAGGCGGCCTCCGGTTCCGCCGGTGTCTCCTCGCAGGTCAAGCAGACCAGCGGCGCGATCTCCTACTTCGAGCTGTCGTACGCCACGGCCGGCAAGCTCCAGACGGCCAAGCTGAACACCGGTGCCAAGGAGCCGGTCGAGGCCACCGTCGACAACGCCTCCAAGGCCATCTCCGAGGCCAAGCAGGTCGGCAAGGGCGATGACCTGGCCCTGGACCTCAACTACACCACCAAGGCCGAGGGCGCCTACCCGATCACCCTGGTGACGTACGAGATCGCCTGCAACAAGGGCAACAAGGCCGAGACGCTGCCCGCCACCAAGTCCTTCCTGACCTACATCTCCAGCAAGGACGGCCAGAGCGCCCTCAAGGCCCTCGGCTACGCCCCGCTGCCCACCGAGATCGCCGACAAGGTCCGCGCGACCGTCGCCAAGATCTCCTGA
- a CDS encoding DUF2516 family protein, which yields MLIYGFQSILSWVQLALGVYAAVMLIDAAVRREDAYRAASKQTKGMWLIFLALATALLFILPIMSFLPVIGVIAVIVYTVDVRPALREVSGGGRGPRRGGSSSDGPYGPYNGGR from the coding sequence GTGCTGATTTACGGGTTCCAGAGCATTCTGAGCTGGGTGCAGCTCGCCCTGGGTGTCTATGCCGCCGTGATGCTGATCGATGCGGCCGTGCGGCGGGAAGACGCCTATCGCGCGGCGAGCAAGCAGACCAAGGGCATGTGGCTGATTTTCCTCGCGCTGGCCACGGCGCTGCTGTTCATCCTGCCGATCATGTCGTTCCTGCCGGTCATCGGCGTGATCGCGGTGATCGTCTACACCGTCGACGTCCGGCCGGCGCTCCGGGAGGTCTCCGGCGGTGGCCGCGGACCGCGCCGCGGGGGCTCCAGCTCGGACGGGCCGTACGGGCCCTACAACGGCGGGCGCTGA
- a CDS encoding pentapeptide repeat-containing protein, with the protein MTDTPRPYGHNTTHTPSDAAPAADPLTLLATSTDLEDVDFTGLDLRTALKNPAAAPRTFTRCTFTRASLRGAHLAEAVFTDCTAHTADFTGALLDQARIDRGSAAGANFTDADCGDLLCDGADLANTKWSGAMLGGAAFTGCRMIGARLTRHRGLGITFTRCNLAVANLNGLSLRGTHLTGIRFTEADLGGVDFRDTTFEDCRLAEANLRAADFTGADLRGADLGELTLTLATQLRGAVISPDQAAQISAALGLTVLN; encoded by the coding sequence GTGACAGACACACCACGGCCGTACGGCCACAACACCACCCACACGCCCAGCGACGCCGCCCCCGCCGCGGATCCTTTGACGCTGCTCGCCACCAGCACTGACCTCGAAGACGTCGACTTCACCGGCCTGGACCTGCGCACAGCCCTCAAGAATCCCGCCGCCGCGCCCCGGACATTCACCCGCTGCACCTTCACCCGGGCCTCGCTGCGCGGCGCCCACCTCGCCGAGGCCGTCTTCACCGACTGCACCGCCCACACAGCCGACTTCACCGGCGCGCTGCTCGACCAGGCCCGCATCGACCGCGGCAGCGCGGCGGGCGCGAACTTCACCGACGCCGACTGCGGCGACCTGCTCTGCGACGGCGCCGACCTCGCCAACACCAAATGGAGCGGCGCCATGCTCGGCGGTGCCGCCTTCACCGGCTGCCGCATGATCGGCGCCCGCCTCACCAGGCATCGCGGACTGGGCATCACCTTCACCCGCTGCAACCTGGCCGTGGCCAACCTCAACGGCCTCAGCCTGCGCGGCACCCACCTGACCGGCATCCGCTTCACCGAAGCCGACCTCGGCGGCGTCGACTTCCGCGACACCACCTTCGAAGACTGCCGACTCGCCGAGGCCAACCTACGAGCCGCGGACTTCACCGGCGCCGACCTACGCGGCGCCGACCTCGGCGAACTCACCCTCACCCTGGCCACCCAACTCCGCGGCGCGGTCATCTCCCCCGACCAAGCCGCCCAGATCAGCGCCGCTCTCGGCCTGACCGTCCTCAATTGA
- a CDS encoding TetR/AcrR family transcriptional regulator, whose translation MRADAQRNAEKLRAAAAELFQERGLKVPLKEIARRAGVSHGTLYNLFGTREALIDEVVAGLAADRLGEAAEHALSFEEAGKGFAYYIERVCELQATDPAVADVVSGRFPAAECLMAICGQTKDAATRIIERAQLAGAVRPDFTGEDLLLFFGTNALLARAAADTAPDAWRRQVAFLLTGLSTEPAQEPLSVAPLAPPQMYEVMGRLAGTP comes from the coding sequence ATGCGGGCCGACGCGCAACGGAACGCGGAGAAACTGCGGGCAGCCGCCGCCGAACTCTTCCAGGAGCGCGGCCTCAAGGTGCCCCTCAAGGAGATCGCCCGCCGGGCCGGAGTTAGCCACGGCACGCTCTACAACCTCTTCGGCACCCGCGAGGCACTCATCGACGAAGTCGTGGCAGGGCTGGCCGCAGACCGCCTCGGCGAAGCCGCCGAACACGCCCTGTCCTTCGAGGAGGCCGGGAAGGGGTTCGCGTACTACATCGAGAGGGTCTGTGAACTGCAGGCCACCGATCCCGCAGTCGCCGACGTCGTCAGCGGACGCTTTCCCGCCGCCGAGTGCCTGATGGCCATCTGCGGCCAGACGAAGGACGCCGCCACACGGATCATCGAGCGAGCCCAGCTCGCCGGCGCCGTCCGCCCGGACTTCACCGGCGAAGACCTCCTGCTCTTCTTCGGCACCAACGCTCTCCTCGCTCGCGCGGCCGCGGACACCGCGCCCGATGCCTGGCGCCGCCAAGTCGCCTTCCTGCTCACCGGACTGAGCACGGAACCAGCGCAAGAACCGCTTTCCGTCGCCCCGCTGGCCCCGCCGCAGATGTACGAAGTGATGGGCAGGCTCGCCGGCACGCCGTAG
- a CDS encoding PP2C family protein-serine/threonine phosphatase, producing the protein MPVPVPHQRTVVLPHQAGPADDACAHTARVADAPGAGDATARGTSVPAPAGGQEPARPAPQGFPEPGQPQPAEQRFSADRGPLHQGLTLLLIGEDPNSHVPEMWDWAGRKVRLRTARNLTEAERLLTDDVHCILLDLPPAERTTDRDTGDADGTPGDELGMLRDVLRMATSHAVLVLTYETDAERAADAVRVGAQDYLFRDELDGAVLSRAVRYAVERKRADLAQRQLTESRMLAQENARLERGLLPTPLLDGSDLRFAACYRPGRSRALLGGDFYDTVRTPDGTVHAMIGDVCGHGPDEAALGVELRIAWRALTFAGLCGDELLATLQKVLEHERADDEIFATLCTVDISADGRRAGLCLAGHPAPLLARAGERPDLLPYEFGGPALGLLPNARWPRRQVELGGSWSLMMYTDGLIEGRIGKGNQRLGQEGMTELVSRQMAAGLSGEELLDASVREVRDLNGGELTDDVAVLLLDRR; encoded by the coding sequence ATGCCCGTACCCGTACCGCACCAGCGGACGGTCGTGCTGCCGCATCAGGCAGGACCGGCGGACGACGCCTGCGCGCATACCGCGCGGGTCGCCGATGCGCCGGGCGCGGGGGACGCGACGGCCCGGGGCACGAGCGTCCCGGCGCCCGCCGGCGGCCAGGAACCGGCCCGTCCGGCACCGCAGGGCTTCCCGGAGCCCGGGCAGCCCCAGCCGGCCGAGCAGCGATTTTCGGCCGACCGTGGACCGCTCCACCAGGGCCTGACCCTGCTCCTCATCGGCGAGGACCCCAACAGCCATGTCCCCGAGATGTGGGACTGGGCCGGCCGCAAGGTGCGCCTGCGGACCGCCCGCAACCTCACCGAGGCCGAGCGGCTGCTCACCGACGATGTGCACTGCATCCTGCTCGACCTGCCCCCGGCGGAGCGCACCACCGACCGTGACACCGGCGACGCCGACGGGACCCCCGGTGACGAGCTGGGCATGCTGCGCGACGTACTGCGCATGGCCACCTCGCACGCCGTCCTCGTCCTCACCTACGAGACGGACGCCGAGCGCGCCGCCGACGCCGTCCGCGTCGGCGCCCAGGACTACCTCTTCCGCGACGAGCTGGACGGCGCGGTGCTCAGCCGCGCGGTCCGCTACGCCGTCGAGCGCAAACGCGCCGACCTCGCCCAGCGCCAGCTGACCGAGTCACGGATGCTCGCCCAGGAGAACGCCCGCCTGGAGCGCGGTCTCCTGCCCACGCCCCTGCTCGACGGCTCCGACCTCCGGTTCGCCGCCTGCTACCGCCCCGGCCGCAGCCGCGCGCTGCTCGGCGGCGACTTCTACGACACCGTCCGCACCCCGGACGGCACCGTCCACGCGATGATCGGCGACGTCTGCGGCCACGGCCCGGACGAGGCCGCCCTCGGCGTCGAGCTGCGGATCGCCTGGCGCGCGCTGACCTTCGCCGGGCTCTGCGGCGATGAGCTGCTCGCCACCCTTCAGAAGGTGCTGGAGCACGAGCGCGCGGACGACGAGATCTTCGCGACGCTGTGCACCGTCGACATCTCCGCGGACGGCCGCCGCGCCGGTCTGTGCCTGGCCGGCCACCCCGCACCGCTGCTGGCCCGGGCCGGCGAGCGCCCGGACCTGCTGCCGTACGAATTCGGCGGCCCGGCGCTCGGCCTGCTGCCGAACGCCCGCTGGCCGCGCCGGCAGGTCGAGCTGGGCGGTTCCTGGAGCCTGATGATGTACACCGACGGCCTGATCGAGGGCCGGATCGGCAAGGGCAATCAGCGCCTCGGCCAGGAAGGCATGACCGAGCTGGTCAGCCGCCAGATGGCGGCCGGTCTCAGCGGCGAGGAGCTGCTGGACGCGTCGGTCAGGGAGGTCCGCGATCTCAACGGCGGCGAGCTGACGGACGACGTGGCCGTCCTGCTGCTGGACCGGCGCTGA
- the pstA gene encoding phosphate ABC transporter permease PstA: protein MSITTDRAAVSNGGTPLPVSLKHARLPRWSPPVIALAAAGAGVGIGLGAGLDSTVQWGLIAAALFVLGTFVLAAAVEGTRQAKDRLATSLVWMAFLIAVVPLASLLWETVSRGTAVLDGYFLSHSMGTTPDALPGGGIYHAIIGTLEQVGLATLIAAPIGLLTAIYLVEYGRGRLARAVTFFVDVMTGIPSIVAGLFILSVWILILGFGPSGFAGSMALAILMMPVVVRSTEEMLKLVPNELREASLALGVPKWRTILKVVLPTSIGGITTGVMLSIARITGETAPVLLLVWGAKTINNNPFEDAQQSLPLYVFQQWQQGSEASYDRAWAAALVLIAFVMILNLVARGIARWKAPNSGR from the coding sequence ATGAGCATCACGACTGACCGTGCCGCGGTCTCCAATGGCGGCACCCCGCTTCCGGTCTCCCTCAAGCACGCCCGGCTGCCGCGCTGGTCCCCGCCGGTCATCGCACTGGCCGCGGCCGGCGCCGGTGTCGGCATCGGACTGGGCGCCGGCCTGGACAGCACGGTCCAGTGGGGCCTGATCGCCGCCGCGCTCTTCGTCCTCGGCACCTTCGTGCTGGCCGCGGCCGTCGAGGGCACCCGGCAGGCCAAGGACCGGCTGGCCACCAGCCTGGTCTGGATGGCCTTCCTGATCGCCGTCGTCCCGCTGGCCTCCCTCCTGTGGGAGACCGTCAGCCGCGGCACCGCGGTCCTCGACGGCTACTTCCTGTCGCACTCGATGGGCACCACCCCGGACGCGCTGCCCGGCGGCGGCATCTACCACGCGATCATCGGCACGCTGGAGCAGGTCGGCCTGGCCACCCTGATCGCCGCGCCGATCGGTCTGCTCACCGCGATCTACCTCGTCGAGTACGGCCGCGGCCGGCTCGCGCGGGCCGTGACCTTCTTCGTCGACGTGATGACCGGTATCCCGTCGATCGTGGCCGGCCTGTTCATCCTCTCCGTGTGGATCCTGATCCTCGGCTTCGGCCCGTCCGGCTTCGCCGGCTCGATGGCGCTGGCGATCCTGATGATGCCGGTCGTGGTCCGCTCCACCGAGGAGATGCTCAAGCTCGTCCCGAACGAGCTGCGCGAGGCCTCGCTGGCCCTTGGCGTGCCCAAGTGGCGCACCATCCTCAAGGTCGTCCTGCCGACGTCGATCGGCGGCATCACCACCGGCGTGATGCTCTCCATCGCGCGCATCACCGGAGAGACGGCGCCCGTGCTGCTCCTGGTGTGGGGCGCGAAGACGATCAACAACAACCCCTTCGAAGATGCCCAGCAGTCACTTCCGCTCTACGTTTTCCAGCAGTGGCAGCAGGGTTCCGAGGCCTCGTACGACCGCGCATGGGCCGCGGCACTGGTCCTCATCGCCTTCGTCATGATCCTCAACCTGGTGGCCCGCGGCATCGCCCGCTGGAAGGCCCCCAACTCCGGCCGCTGA
- a CDS encoding SDR family NAD(P)-dependent oxidoreductase: protein MSKVIAVFGAGTGLGVSVARRFGREGFRVALVARRKDRLDALVEVLAGEGIEAVAFPADLSQPAGVPALVEAIHDRFGRIDVVEYGPISGDQGFTPAAELDAATLEGLTPLLLLTPVEVVRAVLPEWTERGEGTFLLAQGYSAAQPMPHLSGLGPVMAATRNYLYSLNAELADKGIYAGALTIASLIARSEVSAAAQAAFESADGPHFPVADPDDLAELYWDMHAKRDRVEQFHPESPTLQAPA, encoded by the coding sequence ATGTCCAAAGTGATCGCCGTCTTCGGCGCCGGTACCGGTCTGGGGGTGTCCGTCGCCCGCCGCTTCGGGCGCGAAGGCTTCCGGGTCGCCCTGGTGGCCCGCCGCAAGGACCGGCTGGACGCCCTCGTCGAGGTGCTCGCCGGTGAAGGCATCGAAGCGGTCGCATTCCCCGCCGATCTTTCCCAGCCGGCCGGGGTGCCCGCCCTCGTTGAGGCGATCCATGACCGCTTCGGCCGGATCGACGTGGTCGAGTATGGGCCGATCAGCGGCGACCAGGGCTTCACCCCCGCCGCCGAGCTGGACGCGGCCACCCTGGAGGGCCTGACCCCGCTGCTGCTGCTCACCCCGGTCGAGGTGGTCCGGGCCGTGCTGCCGGAGTGGACCGAGCGCGGCGAGGGCACCTTCCTGCTGGCTCAGGGCTACTCGGCGGCGCAGCCCATGCCCCACCTCAGCGGCCTGGGACCGGTGATGGCCGCCACGCGCAATTACCTGTACTCCCTCAACGCCGAGCTGGCGGACAAGGGGATCTACGCCGGTGCTCTGACCATCGCGTCCCTGATCGCCCGCAGTGAGGTGTCCGCCGCGGCCCAGGCCGCCTTCGAGTCGGCCGACGGCCCGCATTTCCCGGTCGCCGACCCGGACGACCTCGCGGAGCTCTACTGGGACATGCACGCCAAGCGCGACCGCGTCGAGCAGTTCCACCCCGAGTCGCCGACTCTGCAGGCCCCCGCGTAG
- a CDS encoding MarR family winged helix-turn-helix transcriptional regulator codes for MVPTSSLNLADLHQLGRRLTAAATAAMKDSSDLGPTELLVLECLYTAGPQPVGTIAHRTGFAQSRVSTVIAALRERGLVELSTDAADRRRTIAKIAEHARTQAHHARSRDAEPTLRQLLPETSDAEISQTLAALGNLHAALGKAAPEPSEATNG; via the coding sequence GTGGTACCGACCAGTTCCCTGAACCTTGCCGACCTGCACCAGCTCGGCAGGCGGCTCACCGCCGCCGCGACCGCAGCCATGAAGGACTCCTCCGACCTGGGGCCCACCGAGCTCCTGGTGCTGGAATGCCTGTACACCGCCGGCCCGCAACCGGTCGGCACGATCGCCCACCGCACCGGCTTCGCCCAAAGCCGCGTCTCCACGGTGATCGCGGCACTACGCGAGAGGGGACTCGTCGAACTGAGCACCGACGCAGCCGACCGGCGCCGAACCATCGCCAAGATCGCCGAGCATGCCCGCACCCAGGCACACCACGCCAGAAGCCGGGACGCCGAACCAACCCTCCGCCAGCTGCTCCCGGAGACGTCGGACGCGGAGATCTCGCAGACTCTCGCCGCCCTTGGCAACCTCCATGCCGCCCTGGGCAAGGCGGCGCCAGAACCATCCGAGGCCACCAACGGCTGA
- the pstC gene encoding phosphate ABC transporter permease subunit PstC codes for MNTAFSTTDTPPPPPHDSRSAISGKAVRPGDRIFLGLSRGSGIALLVIMAAIAGFLTYRSVLAISGDKANFFTTLDWNASGAEPKFGIAVLAFGTVVSSIVAMALAVPVAVGIALFISHYAPRRLSSTLGYVIDLLAAVPSIIYGLWGALFLVPHLTGLYTWLDDYLGWTGIFEYGGGAARSLFTVGILLAIMILPIVTSVSREVFLQVPKMHEEAALALGATRWEVIRMSVLPFGRSGVISASMLGLGRALGETMAVATVLSPSFLINASLLDPGGGTFAQNIASKFSEADQFGQDALIASGLVLFVITLLVNGAARLIIARRKEYSGAAA; via the coding sequence ATGAACACAGCCTTCTCGACAACCGACACCCCGCCTCCGCCACCGCACGACAGCCGATCGGCCATATCCGGCAAGGCGGTCCGTCCCGGTGACCGGATCTTCCTCGGACTCTCCCGGGGCTCCGGTATCGCCCTCCTGGTGATCATGGCCGCGATCGCGGGCTTCCTCACCTACCGGTCCGTGCTCGCCATCTCCGGCGACAAGGCCAACTTCTTCACCACGCTGGACTGGAACGCGAGCGGGGCGGAGCCGAAGTTCGGCATCGCGGTGCTCGCCTTCGGCACCGTCGTCAGCTCCATCGTCGCGATGGCCCTCGCGGTCCCGGTCGCGGTCGGCATCGCGCTGTTCATCTCGCACTACGCCCCGCGCCGGCTGTCCTCCACGCTCGGCTACGTCATCGACCTGCTCGCCGCGGTGCCCAGCATCATCTACGGCCTGTGGGGCGCGCTCTTCCTCGTCCCGCATCTGACCGGCCTCTACACCTGGCTGGACGACTACCTCGGCTGGACCGGCATCTTCGAATACGGCGGCGGGGCGGCCCGTTCGCTGTTCACCGTCGGCATCCTGCTCGCGATCATGATCCTGCCGATCGTGACCAGCGTCAGCCGCGAGGTGTTCCTCCAGGTCCCGAAGATGCACGAGGAAGCCGCGCTGGCCCTCGGCGCCACCCGCTGGGAAGTCATCCGGATGTCGGTGCTCCCCTTCGGCCGCTCCGGAGTGATCAGCGCCTCCATGCTGGGCCTGGGCCGTGCGCTCGGCGAGACGATGGCCGTCGCCACGGTCCTCTCGCCCAGCTTCCTCATCAACGCCAGCCTGCTGGATCCGGGCGGCGGCACGTTCGCCCAGAACATCGCCAGCAAGTTCAGCGAGGCCGACCAGTTCGGCCAGGACGCCCTGATCGCCTCCGGTCTCGTCCTCTTCGTGATCACGCTGCTCGTCAACGGCGCGGCCCGCCTGATCATCGCCCGTCGCAAGGAGTACTCGGGAGCCGCCGCATGA
- the pstB gene encoding phosphate ABC transporter ATP-binding protein PstB — MAKRIDVSGLSAYYGSHKAIDDISMTVEPRSVTAFIGPSGCGKSTFLRTLNRMHEVTPGGRVEGKVMLDDENLYGSGVDPVAVRRTVGMVFQRPNPFPTMSIFDNVAAGLRLNGSYKKSELKDIVERSLKGANLWNEVKDRLNKPGSGLSGGQQQRLCIARAIAVEPQVLLMDEPCSALDPISTLAIEDLIGELKERFTIVIVTHNMQQAARVSDRTAFFNLAAVGQPGKLIEIDDTERIFSNPSVQATEDYISGRFG; from the coding sequence ATGGCCAAGCGAATCGATGTCAGCGGCCTCTCCGCGTACTACGGCAGCCACAAGGCCATCGACGACATCTCGATGACCGTCGAGCCGCGCTCCGTGACGGCCTTCATCGGCCCGTCCGGCTGCGGCAAGTCGACGTTCCTGCGCACCCTGAACCGGATGCACGAGGTCACCCCCGGCGGCCGCGTCGAGGGCAAGGTGATGCTGGACGACGAGAACCTCTATGGCTCCGGGGTCGACCCGGTCGCCGTCCGCCGCACCGTCGGTATGGTCTTCCAGCGCCCCAACCCGTTCCCCACGATGTCGATCTTCGACAATGTCGCGGCCGGTCTCCGGCTGAACGGCTCGTACAAGAAGAGCGAACTCAAGGACATCGTCGAGCGGTCCCTCAAGGGCGCCAACCTCTGGAACGAGGTCAAGGACCGGCTGAACAAGCCCGGTTCCGGCCTCTCCGGCGGCCAGCAGCAGCGGCTGTGCATCGCCCGCGCCATCGCGGTCGAGCCGCAGGTGCTGCTGATGGACGAGCCGTGCTCGGCGCTCGACCCGATCTCCACGCTCGCCATCGAGGATCTGATCGGTGAGCTCAAGGAGCGCTTCACGATCGTCATCGTGACGCACAACATGCAGCAGGCCGCGCGTGTGTCGGACCGGACGGCGTTCTTCAACCTCGCCGCCGTCGGCCAGCCCGGCAAGCTGATCGAGATCGACGACACCGAGCGGATCTTCTCCAACCCGTCGGTCCAGGCCACGGAGGACTACATCTCCGGCCGCTTCGGCTGA
- a CDS encoding endonuclease domain-containing protein, whose translation MARQGRRYNLTAGGMRAILEFQGGVCALCGEKPEREDASSSYWHIDHDHQCCAPSDAAWSICGGCVRGLLCIGCNARGVAWYELLPLDRRDWGRMNDYLTNPPGRRLRLAGGLQFLLGDIVRDRLA comes from the coding sequence ATGGCCCGACAAGGCCGCCGATACAACCTGACAGCAGGCGGCATGAGGGCCATTCTGGAGTTTCAGGGTGGTGTTTGCGCCTTGTGTGGCGAGAAACCGGAGAGGGAGGACGCAAGCTCCTCGTACTGGCACATTGATCATGATCACCAGTGCTGTGCTCCGTCAGACGCCGCATGGTCCATCTGTGGAGGATGCGTCCGAGGCTTGCTGTGCATCGGGTGCAACGCTCGGGGTGTTGCCTGGTACGAACTCCTTCCTCTTGATCGTAGGGACTGGGGCCGCATGAACGACTACCTGACCAACCCGCCAGGCCGTCGCCTTCGCCTTGCTGGAGGACTCCAGTTCCTGCTGGGGGACATCGTGCGTGACCGTCTGGCCTGA